The Monodelphis domestica isolate mMonDom1 chromosome 7, mMonDom1.pri, whole genome shotgun sequence genome window below encodes:
- the LOC100618776 gene encoding hemoglobin subunit zeta, translating to MSLTKTDKAIILTIWNKIATQADSVGTEALERLFASFPQTKTYFPHFDLHPGSAQLKAHGAKVVSAIGDAVKHIDNVGSALSKLSELHAYILRVDPVNFKLLSHTFLVTVAARFPADFTAEAHAAWDKFLSIVSSVLTEKYR from the exons ATGTCTCTGACCAAGACCGACAAGGCTATCATCCTCACCATCTGGAACAAGATCGCCACTCAGGCTGACTCTGTTGGTACTGAGGCCTTGGAACG GCTCTTTGCCAGCTTCCCCCAGACCAAGACCTACTTTCCCCACTTTGATCTGCACCCTGGCTCAGCCCAGCTGAAAGCCCATGGCGCCAAGGTGGTCAGTGCTATTGGAGATGCTGTCAAGCATATTGACAACGTTGGGAGTGCCCTGTCCAAGCTCAGTGAACTCCATGCCTACATCCTTAGAGTGGACCCTGTGAACTTCAAG CTCCTATCTCACACCTTCCTGGTTACTGTGGCTGCTCGATTCCCAGCTGACTTCACTGCTGAAGCCCATGCTGCCTGGGACAAATTCCTGTCCATCGTGTCTTCAGTCCTGACTGAGAAGTACAGATGA